In Devosia sp. XK-2, one DNA window encodes the following:
- a CDS encoding putative monovalent cation/H+ antiporter subunit A — protein sequence MGSSLEAGIGLAAVAPFVAALLAPYIHRFAGAYAGWILAIVPASIFIYLLGFADTVIHGHTVATAMEWIPAYGINLSFLVDGLSLIFALTISGVGTLIILYSGAYLAGHHHQGRFLGYMLAFMGAMLGLVLADSLLALFLFWELTSVTSFLLIGFDHSRQAARRGAIQALVITNIGGMFLLAGAILVYQMAGAWDMSAVRAMGEVLRGSDLYVLVLICFLGAAFTKSAQFPLHFWLPNAMEAPTPVSAFLHSATMVQAGVYLLARMTPSLGGTDIWTNVLVIFGGVTLIWGSLGALKQTDLKQILAQTTIASLGLLVLLIGLGSTYAIAAMVVYFVAHAFYKAGLFMVAGAIDHEAGTREITALSGLAEKMPATFIGAALAALSMVGLPLTIGYFAKEEMYLGLMSGEWTAIAVIIVLVAGNAMLAGIAMLVMIRPFLGEAVATPKKPHEAPIAMLAGPLVLGACGIIAGILPDWLGHDVLVPGSTAILGREVESHLTLALDVTSLLFWLSAATWGLGVLVYRQADMIRTVLRRFDKALGWTADTVFDHVMFGLIRFSGAVTRFLHHGQLEFYLVVVFGALAVALFGPMLIWGGLDWLVPTAELGDWSQRLIVPALQPYEWGVLALAVLGLIAVVIAPSRLIAILSLGVQGTAVALIFLLFGAPDLAFTQLMVEILSVVILTFVMTRLRLDQRDHRPFEDWARDGTLAIVCGLGVSLLLMLVLNGTLDTRLSDFFTATSVPIAHGHNIVNVILVDYRGFDTLGEIAVVMGAGMAVLALLRRQRKLTAQVPPSAEPAKPKRVRKSRKAAS from the coding sequence TTGGGGTCGTCTCTTGAGGCAGGCATTGGGCTTGCTGCCGTTGCGCCCTTCGTGGCTGCCCTTCTGGCACCCTATATCCACCGCTTCGCAGGCGCCTATGCCGGCTGGATATTGGCCATCGTTCCTGCCAGCATCTTCATCTACCTGCTTGGCTTTGCCGACACGGTCATTCACGGCCACACCGTTGCAACGGCGATGGAATGGATTCCGGCCTATGGCATCAATCTCTCCTTTCTGGTGGATGGCCTGAGCCTGATCTTCGCGCTGACCATTTCGGGCGTCGGCACGCTGATCATCCTTTATTCCGGAGCCTATCTTGCCGGACACCACCATCAGGGGCGGTTTCTGGGCTATATGCTGGCCTTTATGGGCGCCATGCTGGGGCTGGTGCTGGCCGACAGCCTGCTCGCGCTGTTCCTGTTCTGGGAGCTGACCTCGGTCACCTCCTTCCTGCTGATCGGCTTTGATCATTCACGCCAGGCAGCGCGGCGCGGCGCCATTCAGGCGCTGGTCATCACCAATATTGGCGGCATGTTCCTGCTGGCGGGGGCGATCCTGGTCTACCAGATGGCCGGCGCCTGGGACATGAGCGCGGTTCGCGCCATGGGCGAGGTGTTGCGCGGCAGCGATCTCTATGTGCTGGTGCTGATCTGTTTCCTGGGCGCGGCCTTCACCAAATCGGCGCAGTTTCCGCTGCATTTCTGGCTGCCCAATGCCATGGAAGCGCCCACGCCGGTTTCGGCATTCCTGCATTCCGCCACCATGGTGCAGGCCGGTGTCTATCTATTGGCGCGCATGACCCCCTCACTGGGCGGCACCGATATCTGGACCAATGTGCTGGTGATTTTTGGCGGTGTCACATTGATCTGGGGATCGCTGGGGGCGCTCAAACAGACCGATCTCAAGCAAATCCTGGCGCAGACCACCATTGCCTCGCTGGGGCTTCTGGTGCTGCTGATCGGCCTGGGCAGCACCTACGCTATTGCCGCCATGGTGGTCTATTTCGTCGCCCACGCTTTTTACAAGGCCGGGCTCTTCATGGTGGCGGGCGCCATCGACCACGAGGCGGGCACGCGCGAAATCACGGCGCTGAGCGGCCTGGCCGAGAAGATGCCGGCGACCTTCATCGGCGCGGCGCTGGCGGCGCTGTCCATGGTCGGCCTGCCCCTGACCATTGGCTATTTCGCCAAGGAAGAGATGTATCTGGGCCTGATGAGTGGTGAATGGACTGCCATTGCGGTGATCATCGTGCTGGTGGCAGGCAATGCCATGCTGGCCGGTATCGCCATGCTGGTCATGATCCGGCCATTCCTGGGCGAAGCGGTTGCGACGCCGAAAAAGCCGCATGAAGCGCCCATCGCCATGCTGGCCGGCCCACTCGTTCTGGGCGCCTGCGGGATTATTGCCGGCATTTTGCCTGACTGGCTGGGCCATGATGTGCTGGTGCCGGGATCGACGGCCATATTGGGGCGCGAGGTGGAAAGCCATTTGACGCTGGCGCTCGACGTAACAAGCCTGCTGTTCTGGCTGTCGGCTGCGACCTGGGGCCTGGGCGTGCTGGTCTATCGGCAGGCCGATATGATCCGCACCGTGCTGCGCCGGTTCGACAAGGCGCTGGGCTGGACGGCCGACACTGTCTTCGATCACGTCATGTTTGGCCTGATCCGCTTCTCTGGAGCGGTGACGCGGTTCCTGCATCACGGGCAGCTCGAATTCTACCTGGTGGTGGTGTTCGGTGCGCTGGCGGTGGCGCTTTTCGGCCCCATGCTGATCTGGGGCGGTCTCGACTGGCTCGTGCCCACGGCCGAACTGGGCGACTGGAGCCAGCGGCTGATCGTGCCGGCGCTCCAGCCCTATGAATGGGGCGTGCTGGCGCTGGCAGTGCTGGGCCTGATCGCGGTGGTGATTGCGCCTTCGCGGCTGATCGCCATTCTCTCGCTGGGAGTGCAGGGAACGGCCGTCGCCCTGATCTTCCTGCTGTTCGGCGCGCCGGACCTGGCCTTCACCCAGCTCATGGTGGAAATTCTTTCCGTGGTCATCCTGACCTTTGTGATGACGCGGCTGCGGCTCGACCAGCGTGACCATAGGCCGTTTGAAGACTGGGCCCGCGACGGTACGCTGGCCATCGTCTGCGGGCTGGGCGTGAGCCTGCTGCTCATGCTGGTGCTCAATGGCACGCTCGACACGCGTCTTTCGGACTTCTTCACCGCCACCAGCGTGCCCATTGCCCACGGGCACAACATCGTCAATGTGATCCTGGTGGACTATCGCGGCTTCGATACATTGGGCGAAATCGCCGTGGTCATGGGGGCGGGAATGGCCGTTCTGGCGCTGCTGCGGCGCCAGAGAAAACTGACAGCGCAGGTGCCGCCATCCGCCGAGCCGGCCAAGCCCAAGCGGGTCCGCAAATCGCGAAAGGCTGCGTCATGA
- a CDS encoding monovalent cation/H+ antiporter complex subunit F yields MSAAIFMEWATLISLILLGVALLVSLVRIVIGPSLSDRVLALDLLAVVAMGFVGAIAVRTGLWLYLDIAIALALLGFLATVALARYILLRGAKNEMAKGEAK; encoded by the coding sequence ATGAGCGCAGCCATTTTCATGGAATGGGCGACGCTGATCTCGCTCATCCTGCTCGGCGTGGCCCTATTGGTGTCGCTGGTCCGGATTGTCATCGGCCCATCCCTGTCCGACCGGGTGCTGGCGCTCGACCTGCTGGCCGTTGTGGCCATGGGCTTCGTCGGCGCCATCGCCGTTCGCACCGGCCTCTGGCTCTATCTCGATATTGCCATTGCCCTGGCCTTGCTGGGCTTTCTCGCCACCGTTGCCCTGGCCCGCTACATTCTGCTGCGCGGCGCCAAGAACGAGATGGCCAAGGGGGAGGCGAAGTAA
- a CDS encoding SufE family protein translates to MTQPQPFQDIAENLSFLDDWEDRYRYLIELGQALPKLEAAERNPANKVNGCVSQVWLVAEPHMVDGAPGLRFRGESDAMIVQGLVAVLLALYSDRPASEIATTDAIALFDELGLREHLTTQRSNGLVAMVNRIRGEAQAVQA, encoded by the coding sequence ATGACACAGCCACAGCCCTTTCAGGACATCGCCGAAAACCTTTCCTTTCTGGACGATTGGGAAGACCGCTACCGCTATCTCATCGAGCTCGGCCAGGCCCTGCCCAAGCTTGAAGCGGCAGAGCGCAACCCGGCCAATAAGGTCAATGGCTGCGTGTCACAGGTCTGGCTGGTCGCCGAACCGCATATGGTCGATGGCGCCCCCGGCCTGCGGTTTCGCGGCGAGAGCGACGCCATGATCGTCCAGGGCCTCGTGGCCGTCCTGCTGGCGCTCTATTCCGACCGTCCTGCCAGTGAAATAGCCACAACCGATGCAATCGCACTGTTCGACGAGCTCGGCCTGCGCGAGCACCTGACCACGCAGCGGTCCAATGGCCTGGTGGCCATGGTCAATCGCATTCGTGGGGAAGCCCAGGCCGTCCAGGCCTAA
- a CDS encoding Na+/H+ antiporter subunit E, with the protein MNAAFLVVILALVWAGISGSFSGLNLVLGAIVGGVAVLVLREAFARPSAMRRIRRIISLAFLFLYELFVSAVRVALVVLRPDLSNAVRPAIIAVPLTVQSDAEITLLANMITLTPGTLSVDVAADKSVLYVHALHMAGKDAMIADIANGFEKKIREVFE; encoded by the coding sequence ATGAACGCGGCATTTCTGGTCGTCATACTGGCCCTTGTCTGGGCCGGAATATCGGGCAGCTTTTCGGGGCTGAACCTGGTCCTTGGTGCTATTGTCGGCGGCGTGGCCGTGCTGGTTCTGCGCGAGGCTTTCGCCCGGCCCAGCGCGATGCGCCGCATTCGGCGGATCATCTCGCTCGCGTTCCTGTTTTTGTACGAATTGTTCGTCAGTGCGGTGCGTGTGGCCCTTGTCGTTCTGCGCCCCGACCTGTCCAATGCAGTGCGGCCGGCCATTATCGCCGTGCCGCTTACGGTCCAGTCCGACGCCGAAATCACCCTATTGGCCAATATGATCACGCTGACCCCGGGAACGCTCTCGGTCGACGTAGCGGCGGATAAATCGGTGCTTTACGTGCATGCGCTGCACATGGCCGGCAAGGACGCCATGATCGCCGATATTGCCAACGGTTTCGAAAAGAAAATCCGGGAGGTGTTCGAATGA
- a CDS encoding helix-turn-helix domain-containing protein, giving the protein MEHYHTGQSSALLPIGIDKGEVALVVSLVARHANVHSNLIFHGSRCRIKTARARQLAMYLAHVVLGESLTAVGQAFGRDRTTVSYACGLIEDMRDDVRFDTEVSDLERQLQALVGADHV; this is encoded by the coding sequence ATGGAACATTATCACACTGGCCAATCTTCTGCCCTCCTCCCAATCGGCATCGACAAGGGAGAGGTCGCCCTGGTGGTCAGCCTCGTCGCCCGCCACGCAAATGTCCATAGCAACCTGATTTTTCATGGCAGCCGTTGCCGGATCAAAACGGCCCGAGCCCGTCAACTGGCCATGTATCTGGCCCATGTGGTGCTCGGCGAAAGCCTGACCGCAGTCGGCCAGGCCTTTGGTCGTGATAGGACAACAGTCTCTTATGCCTGCGGCCTTATCGAGGACATGCGCGACGATGTGAGGTTCGACACGGAAGTGAGCGACCTCGAACGGCAATTGCAGGCGCTGGTGGGGGCGGACCATGTCTGA
- a CDS encoding acyltransferase codes for MSIQSLRALAAILVLASHALLYPLAEQTLAYGRLGWLGVIMFFVVSGFIMVAVTGQGQFEAGAFLKRRVLRVVPLYWGFTLLAAFLALVVPSLFKTTVFDGEQLLLSLAFIPFYNPVSHGLHPLYKLGWTLNYEMFFYVSFALLAALRARQRVITLSLAYIGLSLIGFWLQPQGPIPAFYTSYMPLAFVAGAWLGLAHVEGRLATMSKAIAIPLAVIALAGLIEGFWFDRGHVEDSTAFLGFLTFATAATALFIGTESHLPRLHLLERLGDASYSIYLVHIFAVGAFAGLVLKMLEPGDGIAVVAAVALAMAGGLALGWACYAMIEKPLMQRLRRFA; via the coding sequence ATGTCTATCCAATCGCTGCGGGCACTGGCGGCCATTCTGGTCCTGGCCTCGCATGCCTTGCTCTATCCGCTCGCCGAGCAGACGCTGGCCTATGGACGGTTGGGCTGGCTGGGTGTGATCATGTTCTTTGTCGTGTCCGGCTTCATCATGGTGGCCGTGACCGGACAGGGGCAGTTCGAGGCCGGGGCTTTCCTCAAGCGCCGCGTCCTGCGTGTCGTGCCGCTTTATTGGGGCTTTACCCTGCTCGCCGCTTTTTTGGCCCTGGTGGTGCCAAGCCTGTTCAAGACCACTGTGTTCGATGGCGAGCAACTACTGCTCTCGCTGGCCTTCATCCCCTTCTATAACCCGGTGAGCCACGGCCTGCACCCGCTCTACAAGCTGGGTTGGACGCTCAATTATGAGATGTTCTTTTATGTCAGCTTCGCGCTGCTGGCGGCGCTGCGGGCCCGGCAACGCGTCATCACGTTGAGCCTGGCCTATATCGGGCTGTCACTGATCGGCTTCTGGCTGCAGCCGCAAGGTCCGATCCCGGCATTTTACACCAGCTATATGCCGCTGGCCTTCGTTGCGGGGGCCTGGCTCGGCCTGGCCCATGTCGAGGGGCGGCTGGCCACCATGTCCAAGGCCATTGCCATTCCCCTGGCCGTCATTGCGCTGGCCGGGCTGATCGAAGGCTTCTGGTTCGATCGCGGGCATGTCGAGGACTCAACCGCCTTTCTTGGCTTCCTGACCTTCGCCACGGCAGCCACCGCGCTCTTTATCGGCACCGAATCGCATTTGCCCCGCCTGCACCTGCTCGAGCGCCTGGGGGATGCGTCCTATTCGATATATCTGGTTCATATCTTCGCCGTCGGCGCCTTTGCGGGCCTCGTGCTCAAAATGCTCGAGCCCGGCGACGGCATTGCCGTGGTGGCTGCGGTCGCTTTGGCAATGGCCGGTGGACTGGCGCTGGGCTGGGCCTGTTATGCGATGATCGAAAAGCCGCTGATGCAGCGGCTGCGGCGCTTTGCCTAG
- a CDS encoding MucR family transcriptional regulator, whose translation MNDDTGAFATAEADLVELSTEIVSAYVSHNAVSPSDLPKLIAEVHGALRTLQVNGTPAPVEELKPAVPIRKSVANDFIICLEDGKKFKSLKRHLRTHYNLSPEEYREKWGLPADYPMVAPSYSATRSKLAKDNGLGRKAG comes from the coding sequence ATGAACGACGATACCGGCGCGTTCGCAACGGCCGAGGCCGATCTTGTTGAGCTCAGCACGGAGATTGTCTCCGCCTATGTTAGCCACAATGCTGTTAGCCCGAGCGATCTGCCCAAGCTGATCGCCGAGGTTCATGGCGCACTACGTACACTGCAGGTCAACGGGACTCCGGCGCCAGTCGAAGAACTCAAGCCCGCAGTGCCGATCCGCAAATCTGTAGCCAATGACTTCATTATCTGTCTGGAAGACGGCAAGAAGTTCAAATCGCTCAAGCGTCATCTGCGGACCCATTATAACCTGTCTCCAGAAGAATACCGTGAGAAGTGGGGCCTGCCCGCCGACTATCCCATGGTCGCCCCGAGCTACTCGGCGACGCGCTCCAAGCTCGCCAAGGACAATGGTCTGGGCCGCAAGGCCGGCTGA
- a CDS encoding MnhB domain-containing protein, translating to MNTVIFRTLAPLIVAIMLVFSVYVTLRGHNEPGGGFIGGLIAAASIAVFGMAAGVRAVRRSLYFDPMAIAGFGVVLAGLSGLMSLFTQSPFMTSIWLYVEFGNSIIPLSTPMFFDIGVYCVVFGTLSAIALSLESDREEDL from the coding sequence ATGAACACGGTCATTTTCCGCACATTGGCGCCGCTGATCGTCGCCATCATGCTGGTCTTTTCGGTCTATGTGACGCTGCGCGGCCATAACGAACCGGGCGGCGGCTTTATCGGCGGACTGATCGCGGCCGCATCCATTGCTGTATTCGGCATGGCCGCCGGCGTGCGGGCGGTGCGCCGCTCGCTTTATTTCGATCCCATGGCTATTGCCGGCTTTGGCGTGGTGCTGGCCGGGCTGTCGGGCCTGATGAGCCTGTTCACCCAATCCCCGTTCATGACCAGCATCTGGCTCTATGTCGAGTTCGGTAACAGCATCATTCCGCTCTCGACCCCCATGTTCTTCGATATCGGCGTCTATTGCGTCGTCTTCGGTACCCTGTCGGCTATTGCCCTGTCGCTGGAAAGCGACCGCGAGGAGGATCTCTAA
- a CDS encoding PAS domain-containing sensor histidine kinase: MRSFTFFGASKRSAPISASLENWSETLRRATIAHTAKLLTAAALLAMIPAIYALLTSVSLPFLLASMVLAGGLVSLALHQRGQHEASAGIQVATLIATGLVLTLADPRLGDAGLAMAVMGPVLAALIAHRPLRRLSWCSLPLVVALGLAASLLELPATPVDAPVLMASSAAGFLVAFIVVAFSAHRINGAFEVHDKAQISAYRHLIEHVQDTVLRLSVEGNILLASRSSETLFGCPRYQIVGHKLGERLHIMDRPAFLTGLADAARDGRSRMVELRLRQDDPHARTSVPRFVWVEMQLSPIIDDAGAGEHFDVIALVRDITARKDAEAAMAEARRVAEDASQAKSRFLATIGHELRTPLNAVVGFSEMMAGGIGGELSPTHKEYADLIQQSGKHLLEVVSMLLDMSRIEAGKFEIRAEAMEAGDIIPACFSMVEPLAQEQNVRLVSEIEAGLPTMIADERVCRQIVINLLSNAIKFSHEGGLVTVSVKRQGQSINFSVRDRGIGMAPAAMARIGEPFFQVQDGLSRKYEGTGLGLSIVKGLVELHGGTLRAMSEMGAGTTITVLLPINGPATKPGETADILQLHREPVAAAPTSWPDEKRKAL; this comes from the coding sequence ATGCGTAGCTTCACCTTCTTCGGAGCCAGCAAGCGAAGCGCCCCCATTTCGGCCAGCCTTGAAAACTGGTCCGAAACGCTGCGTCGCGCCACCATCGCCCATACCGCAAAACTGCTGACCGCCGCGGCCCTCCTGGCCATGATCCCGGCCATCTATGCCCTGCTGACCAGCGTTTCGCTGCCGTTCCTGCTGGCGTCCATGGTTCTGGCGGGTGGCCTTGTCAGCCTGGCCCTGCATCAGCGCGGCCAGCACGAGGCGTCTGCCGGCATTCAGGTCGCCACCCTGATTGCCACCGGCCTGGTGCTGACACTTGCCGATCCCAGGCTGGGCGATGCGGGCCTTGCCATGGCTGTTATGGGGCCGGTGCTGGCAGCGCTGATCGCGCATAGGCCATTGCGACGGCTGAGCTGGTGCTCTTTGCCGCTCGTGGTCGCGCTGGGCCTTGCCGCCTCGCTGCTCGAGCTGCCGGCAACACCGGTCGATGCTCCGGTGCTGATGGCCAGCTCGGCCGCTGGCTTTCTGGTGGCCTTTATCGTGGTGGCCTTCAGTGCGCACCGCATCAATGGGGCCTTTGAAGTGCACGACAAGGCGCAGATCAGCGCTTACCGGCATCTGATCGAGCATGTTCAGGATACGGTCCTGCGGCTCTCGGTCGAGGGCAATATCCTTCTGGCCTCGCGCTCCTCCGAAACCCTGTTTGGCTGCCCGCGCTACCAGATTGTGGGCCACAAGCTCGGCGAGCGCCTGCATATCATGGATCGCCCCGCTTTTCTCACGGGCCTGGCGGATGCCGCCCGGGACGGCCGCAGCCGCATGGTGGAACTGCGCCTGCGCCAGGATGACCCGCATGCGCGCACCAGCGTCCCCCGCTTTGTCTGGGTGGAAATGCAGCTCTCCCCGATCATCGATGACGCCGGGGCCGGCGAGCATTTCGACGTGATCGCGCTGGTACGCGACATCACCGCCCGAAAGGATGCGGAGGCCGCCATGGCCGAAGCGCGCCGCGTGGCCGAGGATGCTTCGCAGGCCAAATCCCGGTTCCTGGCCACGATCGGCCACGAATTGCGCACCCCGCTCAATGCCGTGGTCGGCTTTTCCGAGATGATGGCGGGCGGCATCGGCGGCGAGCTCTCGCCCACGCATAAGGAATATGCCGATCTCATCCAGCAAAGCGGCAAGCATCTGCTCGAAGTGGTGAGCATGTTGCTCGACATGTCGCGGATCGAGGCCGGCAAATTTGAGATCCGGGCCGAAGCCATGGAGGCTGGCGACATCATTCCCGCCTGCTTCTCCATGGTCGAGCCCCTGGCTCAGGAACAGAATGTGCGCCTGGTCTCCGAGATCGAGGCGGGCCTGCCCACCATGATCGCCGACGAGCGCGTGTGCCGGCAGATCGTGATCAACCTGCTCTCCAATGCGATCAAGTTCAGCCACGAGGGTGGCCTGGTCACCGTCTCGGTCAAGCGGCAGGGGCAGTCGATCAATTTCTCGGTGCGCGACCGGGGCATTGGCATGGCGCCGGCAGCCATGGCGCGAATCGGCGAACCCTTCTTCCAGGTGCAGGACGGGTTGAGCCGCAAATATGAGGGGACGGGGCTGGGCCTCTCCATCGTCAAGGGACTGGTCGAGCTGCATGGCGGCACATTGCGGGCCATGTCCGAGATGGGGGCGGGGACAACCATCACTGTTTTGCTGCCTATAAACGGTCCGGCAACCAAACCGGGCGAAACTGCCGATATTCTGCAACTCCATCGCGAGCCCGTGGCTGCGGCCCCCACTTCATGGCCAGACGAAAAAAGAAAAGCACTATGA
- a CDS encoding DUF6456 domain-containing protein — MSELPEAVSRLLGAAGEPGFLGPHHAEAARRITRSFARARLRQRVTMSYDPTRIGERGSGNAQADLAAGAEGARQYLSRLAAQLPRDCWGVLCDVCIYDKGLQQIEAERNWPRRSAKLVLRIGLEQLARAFGLDAAAVGRTAGDMRTWLPERPAMFAEPER; from the coding sequence ATGTCTGAACTGCCCGAGGCCGTGTCCCGCTTGCTCGGCGCTGCCGGAGAACCCGGCTTTCTGGGCCCGCACCATGCCGAGGCGGCGCGCCGGATTACACGCAGCTTCGCCCGCGCCAGGCTGCGCCAGCGCGTCACCATGTCCTATGACCCCACCCGGATCGGCGAGCGGGGATCGGGCAATGCGCAGGCCGATCTCGCGGCCGGCGCCGAAGGGGCAAGGCAATATCTGTCGCGCCTGGCCGCCCAGCTTCCGCGCGATTGCTGGGGCGTGCTCTGCGATGTCTGTATTTACGACAAGGGGTTGCAGCAGATCGAGGCAGAGCGCAATTGGCCGCGGCGCAGCGCCAAGCTGGTTCTGCGCATTGGGCTGGAGCAATTGGCGCGGGCATTTGGCCTGGACGCGGCAGCGGTAGGCAGGACCGCGGGGGACATGCGCACCTGGCTGCCCGAAAGGCCGGCAATGTTCGCCGAGCCGGAGCGTTAA
- a CDS encoding Na+/H+ antiporter subunit C, with protein MDYILAALVGLFIAVGTYLLLSRSVIRMLVGLTIFGNGVLLVIFTAGRLTREVAPIVPDGLEVPAGPIANPVPQALILTAIVIGFSMFAFLLVLAFRAYQSLDADNTDTMRLAEPDNAPNPPLSY; from the coding sequence ATGGATTACATCCTCGCCGCCCTTGTGGGCCTGTTCATTGCCGTGGGCACCTATCTGCTGCTGTCGCGCTCGGTGATCCGCATGCTGGTCGGGCTGACCATTTTCGGCAATGGCGTGCTGCTGGTGATCTTCACGGCTGGACGCCTGACCCGGGAAGTAGCGCCCATCGTGCCCGATGGGCTTGAGGTTCCGGCCGGGCCGATTGCCAATCCGGTGCCCCAGGCGCTGATCCTCACCGCCATCGTTATCGGCTTTTCCATGTTTGCATTTCTGCTGGTCCTGGCGTTCCGCGCCTATCAGAGCCTGGATGCCGACAATACCGACACCATGCGCCTGGCCGAGCCGGACAATGCGCCCAACCCGCCGCTGAGCTACTGA
- a CDS encoding proton-conducting transporter membrane subunit, giving the protein MATSAPATDLSQAMLETVTPAADWVIVLPIALALMGAAGLMMFRRSNGIPLIGAVIVVLGIIACEIVLLSEIVANGPVSMTMGRWLPPFGISLTADIFGASFALAAAVVTLIILLYAEMDRADADGRDAFHPMVLLLLAGVTGAFLTGDLFNLYVWFEVMLIASFGLIVQGSRPLQLDGAVKYGFLNFLATTFFLLALGLLYGLLGTLNMSDIMRVAPAANPAAMAGVAALLLLAFGMKAAAFPVNAWLPASYHTPPAAISALFAGLLTKVGAYAMLRALVAVLPASREMLEPALALIAIGTLLIAPLGAIAETNLRRAVGFVVIGGIGAILAGLAMPSLNGVAGAGLYIFHAILTMTALYMVAGLVEKTTGVTDTRKMGGLYAANAPVSILFLVLVLAAAGVPPFLGFWPKLLLLEAGLAEGVTGTAPTWTGWALVLALMINAVLTLIAGTRLWAHIFWRSGPEGNGSEHGAVTLTPFGRRGQLALGATGLLVAGIVVAGLWPGPLLENIAVGAGDILDPARYVEATGLAGVNP; this is encoded by the coding sequence ATGGCCACTTCCGCACCCGCTACCGACCTGTCGCAGGCCATGCTCGAAACGGTCACGCCGGCCGCCGACTGGGTCATTGTGCTGCCCATCGCGCTGGCCCTGATGGGCGCCGCCGGGCTGATGATGTTCCGCCGCAGCAATGGCATTCCGCTTATTGGCGCGGTGATCGTCGTGCTGGGGATCATCGCCTGCGAAATCGTCCTGTTGAGCGAGATCGTCGCCAATGGTCCGGTCAGCATGACCATGGGGCGCTGGCTGCCGCCCTTCGGCATCAGCCTGACGGCCGATATTTTCGGGGCCAGTTTTGCCCTGGCCGCCGCCGTAGTGACGCTGATCATTCTGCTCTATGCCGAAATGGACCGAGCCGATGCCGATGGCCGCGACGCCTTCCATCCCATGGTCCTGCTGCTGCTGGCCGGTGTGACGGGCGCGTTTCTCACCGGGGACCTGTTCAATCTCTATGTCTGGTTCGAGGTGATGCTGATCGCCTCGTTCGGCCTGATCGTGCAGGGCAGCAGGCCGCTGCAGCTCGATGGGGCGGTTAAATATGGCTTCCTCAATTTCCTGGCGACGACCTTTTTCCTGCTCGCGCTCGGCCTGCTCTATGGGCTTTTGGGCACGCTCAATATGTCGGACATCATGCGCGTCGCGCCGGCCGCAAACCCGGCGGCCATGGCGGGCGTGGCGGCCCTGCTCTTGCTGGCATTCGGCATGAAGGCGGCAGCCTTTCCCGTTAATGCCTGGTTGCCGGCGTCCTATCATACCCCGCCCGCGGCCATTTCTGCTCTATTTGCGGGGCTGCTGACCAAGGTCGGCGCCTATGCCATGCTGCGGGCGCTGGTCGCCGTTCTGCCGGCCAGCCGTGAAATGCTCGAACCGGCCCTGGCGCTTATCGCCATCGGCACGCTGCTGATCGCGCCGCTGGGCGCCATTGCCGAAACCAATCTGCGCCGGGCCGTGGGCTTTGTCGTGATTGGCGGCATCGGCGCGATATTGGCCGGACTGGCCATGCCCAGCCTCAACGGCGTTGCCGGGGCGGGGCTTTATATCTTCCATGCCATCCTGACCATGACTGCTCTTTATATGGTCGCGGGCCTGGTGGAGAAAACGACCGGGGTAACCGACACGCGCAAGATGGGCGGCCTCTACGCGGCCAATGCGCCGGTTTCGATCCTGTTTCTGGTGCTGGTGCTCGCCGCTGCCGGCGTGCCGCCCTTCCTCGGTTTCTGGCCCAAATTGCTGCTGCTCGAAGCGGGCCTGGCCGAAGGGGTGACGGGAACCGCCCCGACATGGACCGGCTGGGCGCTGGTCCTGGCGCTGATGATCAACGCGGTTCTGACGCTGATCGCCGGGACGCGCCTATGGGCGCATATATTCTGGCGGTCCGGCCCCGAGGGGAATGGATCGGAACATGGCGCGGTGACGCTGACACCATTCGGGCGGCGCGGACAATTGGCCCTGGGGGCGACCGGACTATTGGTTGCCGGGATTGTCGTGGCCGGCTTGTGGCCGGGGCCGCTTTTGGAAAATATTGCGGTGGGGGCAGGGGACATCCTTGATCCGGCCCGATATGTCGAGGCGACTGGCCTTGCAGGAGTGAACCCATGA
- the mnhG gene encoding monovalent cation/H(+) antiporter subunit G, with translation MLNGWELYLGGILLLLGATFTLLATIGVVRLPDLYTRMHAASKAGAVGGGLVLLAVAVLSQDAAIAIRAIIGFLFLLLTTPVSAHLLARASYLTGYRPCNETTVDELAIRKESSASP, from the coding sequence ATGCTGAACGGATGGGAACTCTATCTTGGCGGCATACTGCTTCTGTTGGGCGCGACATTTACATTGCTCGCCACAATCGGTGTCGTCCGTCTGCCCGATCTCTATACGCGCATGCATGCCGCTTCCAAGGCAGGCGCAGTAGGCGGTGGGCTGGTACTGCTTGCAGTGGCCGTGCTGAGCCAAGATGCGGCAATTGCCATTCGCGCGATTATTGGATTTTTGTTCTTGCTGCTGACCACGCCTGTTTCCGCCCACCTTCTGGCGCGGGCGAGTTATCTTACCGGCTACCGGCCCTGTAATGAAACGACGGTCGATGAATTGGCCATAAGAAAAGAAAGTAGTGCTTCGCCTTAA